From Chrysemys picta bellii isolate R12L10 chromosome 1, ASM1138683v2, whole genome shotgun sequence:
GCTCTCTGTGAAATTAACTCCTGGGCAGAAAGCAAGAATAAGGATTACGAACCTCATAAATCCCATTTAAAACCTCAAAACAGGCCTTGTACTGAACTGTTGTAGTGTAATTCATTTTCTGTGAAGAGCTGATGTTGTTCTGCGTATTAATGAAGTGATGACAAATTCTTTGCATTGCAGATAagtataaacatttttaaagaataaaatcactgttttaaagatttttttcttagcTAGTCATATACTGTGTTCTAATTCCTTTATTACTAAAAGTGTACTACACATTTTgctttatttcatatttcttGCCACTAGATGGGGATGTTATCAGCTGTCTTTTTCTActtgtgtttttggtttttgtttccaATAACATTGAGCAAGCAGCATAGGGAGAAGTACATATAGAATAGTTCTACTGAAAtgtaaaattagggttaccatatttccacaagcaaaaaagagaacACGGGAGGAGCCCGGCTctagccccgtccctgcccccatccactccttcccacttcccaccccgattgcccccctcagaactcccaacccctcccccccgctccttgtcccctgactgccccctcctgggacccctgccactaactgtcCCCTAGGATCCCACGtcctatctaagccgccctgcttcttgtcccgactgccccctcctgagaaccccctacgaccctacctgtcccctgactgccccgacccttatccacacccccaccccatattcacacccccgcccccagacagacccctggggactcccatgccctatccaactgctccccgccccgtgacaggacccccagaactcctgacccatccaaccccctctgctacctgcctgccttgacccctctccacacccctggccccctgacagcaccccccagaaccccagacccatctaaccccccctgctccctgtccctgactgtcccaacccctctccacacccctgcccccctgacagcccccccccaactcccaacccatccaactccccctccctgtcccctgaccagggccggctttaaagagcccaggaatcgggctgcactccggccagagctccggccggggttgtggggcttggggccgggccggaggtgctcggccggggctgggcggGCGCGCtcagccggaaccagggccggtgctgctagggcccgagccgggccggagccgccggggccggcgctgctggggcccgagccgggctgggctgggggtgctcggctggcgcCGGGCTGGCGTgctcagccggaaccggggccaccgccctggggccagaaccagggccggagccgctggagCCCGAGCTGGGCCAGAACCGCTGGGGCCACCGGGTGCCGCTCggcccgggccggagggagccgctcggccagggccacgCCTCCcgggagctctcctcctcgcgccccccccgccccagcttacctgctgctgcctcccaccagcccttgcttcttttcagacttcccgcgaagatctgattcgcgagaagcaggggagggggaggagcaggtgggcggagcgttcaggggagtggaggagggggaagacagctgcggggtcGGACAGCGTGGTAagactgcaggggatggggggagccgggaaagggctttgggtgcccagcggcggttggccgccgcttttctgtctataaatagccgaccggggggaaatcccagacatttttagatttttaaaaatcccccccggacggctatttatagaccgaaaagcgggacatgtccggggaaatccggacatatggtagccctagtaAAATGTCTCActctttggagaaaaaaaatactAAACTTTGGGTCAATTTCTACCAGggaggataaaaatcaatgatttacaaaaaatcagattttttttttatttaaatcggatttttttgataaaatgctttttgaggaaaaaacttatctaaagatagatacattatagctcaaagatatctcatcatggaatagggattatacattctgattctatagtatgagacaatatatttatgtcatgtttaagaaaagttttgtaaatgaattccaatagttcatggattagggacccaatcttatggggtcccaggggcttctgtatatattatttaggttaatctttctatctacccaatgggactcagtgctcagtctagaagataccatcagagatgcttagttttgcagttctcaaactgtggatttgtgtttccagaggtaacatgcttgttaacagcaaaaatgtttttaagtaaataaataattaaataaaatatagaggtgagaaataacagacctcaaccctggtgttcctctgcaaatttgtgtacacagagtcaatcccttacctctctctaaaagtgcaaagtttcaaaaagttcaatgaatttctagaagattgttgggggcagaatagatctggacaaggagaagaagtccagagataaatgtgagaagggagggacaggcagaagaaacaaaagtgaaactgtttgagcagcatattccagaagtcttgaggtctctCTGAGTGTGGCCTTCAtggatttgagatctaccataccattctctcactagaagggaaaacctataatggcagcaggttgtaaaagagacccagtttaggaataagaaccattcaagaactatatgtttgctgatgatgttttaaagaaagtcacaccagtgaactggtggaagtcacttaagcacttggattcagagactgttgaagtgataatctcacttttaacagcaggaGCTTCTTCTGCCgatatagaaaaaatattttcttcctttggactaattcattccaaattgagaaatcgtttgggacctgaaaaagcaggaaagcttgtttttcttttccagattatgaacaaacaggaaaatgaaggtgaagacaactgagttatctgcagaagccaatattttaagtttctcatgttgacctggctgacagttgatttaatttttgttttaaaaatatatatatttcatttaactattttagttaaaaacaattttaacaaaaacaaacctgatttttaaaaaatcttgaatgtttaactaaattcaaaaattaatatgcttgttttgttaaaatataatatgtttgctgttgaagaaaaaaatcctgaatacataacgttgttgttttagttaaataaaacagtttaaatgtctgtctggtgatgttctcctcataattcagcctggcaagaaaatcctccaaatattaatgattaacctgttgaactggagacagttcacctcccagtgacttcataaatatctgattcaattacctttggtaaatgaaataaccaaataatctagggttaccatacgtgcggattttcccggacatgtccggctttttgggcctcaaatccccatccgggaggaaatcccaaaaagccggacatgtccgggggccggcgctgctggggccggcggtgctcggccgaggccgctggggccggggccagcggtgcggggccagcggtgctcggtcaggggccggcgctgctggggccagcgccggcggtgcggggctgggggtgctcggccggggccggcggtgcggggccaggggtgctcggccgggagccgggggccaggccagggctggcggtgctcggccgggagccggggccggcggtgctcggccaggagccgggggccgggcctgggccggcggtgctcggacgggggctggggccgggggtgcttggccggggccgctcggccgggggctggcggtgctcagccaggggtgctcggccgggggccggcgccccagggcccgagctgagccgggcgggagacgccggggccagaacctcttggcctgggccagccggccGCCGAAGGGAGCCACTCAGCCGGACTGGGctgggccccaccccagccccagcttacctgctgcctccctttttcaggcttcccacgaacatttgatgcACTATTATGTAGAAATCCATCATTAAATCAAGTCATCAATTGCAACTTCCAGATAGTAAAGACAGACATGTTATCCACCACATTGGATAACTTTTGATTTGAACTGTTTATAGCTTTTTCAAAAGAATATATCTGTCCAGGAAAAAAGGATGTCTAATGGATGTTGTCAGGGCTGAATCCCaactctgtcactccgagtgcagaagtggggcctgcaaggatttttaaaattaatacttaCCACTCATGTCTTGTATTAAACTCCCGAGGTTAcaacttttctctgaccttggcatGGTAAACGCTGCcctcacccaaatgcaaaaactcCCCTTTGAaaccaggaaggagcacttgggaattcctccctgtggggtaccctcaagccctttcaaccccctcccccccccccccccccagggaagagctgagaaagaaaacagaggatattagctgtggctaccagctaatcaaacaacatgcacaaacctcttaggacaccaaaaatccaattctgttcttaaaaaaggtaaattttattaaaaacaaaaagaaagaaaatacatctggaatttaggcttttgctagattttaaaagagcaattccaaaatgCAAGctcccaaaatagctttcttgggggttcagcttaaaggttacaagcaaacaaaggtttcagagaagcagccgtgttagtctgtatccgcaaaaagaacaggagtacttgtggcagcttagagactaaaaaatttattagagcataagctttcgtggactacagcccacttcaaacTTCGACtacagcaaacaaaagcatctggggttagcacagaggagtccacaagccaataagaaataaaagaaataaccctaatcgtgtctagctaaacattctgatTTACTTACACATTTGGAGTTCAGATAAGTAGTTCTAGACATGATCTGATCatttatgatcatacctggcttaaggtgcttatagcatggctgctctgtccctccagcccagagaacaatAGACAAAGgcaaagtttctttcccaattttgaAAAGTTCTACCTTTCcactggctcttttggtcagggccccatttttttttcctttttctttttttaaacctgggggactttttaaccctttacagataaagcaagtaaagaacagcgACCAAGAggaattttacagctaactggctgtccatcaaagggagctatccccccttTTATTTATCACAGATGTCTACATAACAGTTACACCTGAAAATAAAATTGAGAACAAGATTCAATATTTATCAACACACCTTAGATCAGTGCAACTGTAATATTTGTTCCAGCTAAAGAACAATAGGTCATGAAGTCTCACTTCCTACCCAACAAACAACTTGATGGTTTCCATACTATAAAATGCTAATCTTGGtccaaaaatatatattcttcTATGTATGTGTTAAACAGACTATTTATATATATCTAGTGTATATCTAAATACTGCCCTGCTGTATTGACTTTCGGAGTAGGACTAGCATTAAATATAGAGTATGGCATGCATTGAGAATAGCCAAATTACTTACAAGCGGCAAAGCCATGACTTATGGAGATTATCCCAAAAGAAACATTTCTGTGGGAGGTTACAACTGTTTTGAATAAGTCCCAAGGAGGATAGAATACTTAGCAGAGTGCAGCTTAAGTGGTCAAAAGTGCATGAAaaatgcaatttatcacatggataTCACCACCAGATGTGCAATATTATGGAGCGGCTATAGCTACTCCACAGTTAGGGCGGCAACTAGCTTCCTCTGTAAAGATTTGATTTCCAACCCAAAATTATATGGGCTGGAAAACTAGAATTGTCAGGGTTGCTCTGAAGGCAAAggagaatgttttgattttgttttgcttgtacaAAGGTTGAATAAAATTCAAATTATATTTAAGCTAGACGGAGACAAAAACAATAGAAAAAAAGACCATCTCAAATCAGGACAGTGGTTTTTTTGATGACCTGTAACTCAAACACAGCTTGCTACTCCCTCTTCAAACTCTTCATGTGATTAAATCTACTTAGAAATACATTCACCAATTTAAGTTAATGTATTGTAAAACTAAACAAaattgttattaatagttccatTCCTAGTAGTTTGGGACCAATCCTGCTAACAGAAGTCAATGAGGGATTTTTGCCATTAGCTGAACAGGAACAGAATTAAGCACTATAGAAGTGACCCTTTTGGGGTACTGAGCATTGACATCAATGAGCactgtggatgctcagcacttctgaacatCAGGCCCCATAACTGAGAATGATAACGATTAGAACAAACTACTAAGGCATGTGATGGATTTTTCCATCTCTTCATGTTCTccgatcaagactggatgccttcctggaagatatgctttagtcaaacacaggttattgggctcagtactggcgtaacttggtgaaatttaatgtcTTGTaatacacaggagatcagactaggtgaCCTAAGGATATATTCTGGCCTTATCACTGTGAATTTATAAACAGTTGAGATATGAAACTGGGTGCAGATCCCCAAAACAAAGCATTGACTTCCATAGGAGTGAGGCTCTtagaaacaggtttcagagtagcagccgtgttagtctgtatccgcgaaaagaacaggagtatttgtggcaccttagagactaaaaaatttatttgagcataagcttaaaAACATTTGAGGAGCTGGGCTGTGGTCCTTTTACAAGGCTGATTTTGATCCACCTTGTGACACAAAACTAAATAGTAAAACACAGCATAAGGGAAGGTTTCAAATTTTGACAGCTAAGTATCATTGACAACATGAACTTGTTCTGAAAATATTAATAGGCCTTACTGCGTGATACAGAAAACCTCATCTCTCTCTtctgaaatatttgtaaaatatttaatgATTCTTTACATCTCTCTGTTATCCACTGATTACACTACACCACAAAATGTGAAACTGCAGTAGGTTTTTACAGTGGCAAGGGCAGTAATAGTCAAATCTTTACTATCTGAAAAATAAATGCAATTCTGTCAATaaagcaggggggtgtggggaaggggaagggcatgACAATAGAGAATACTTGTCAACAGCCTACAAAATGGCCTAAACTACTCTTTAAAGCCAAAATAAAATCCTCAATCAATTGAAAAAAGTTCCTGTATTCCTTTGGCATGGGTAACTGAGCCAAAGGGCTGCATTGCCCTTCCTGTGTGgtgtaaagtgggtgtaaaacactccCCAAAACACAATACTAGCATTTACACCCACTtagcactggtataaatgatGATATACAGTTCAGGGAGATGGAGAATCGAGCCTACACTTTCAAAATGACTTGTCAAAGTCCACAGAGGAAGTTTGTGGTACAGCCAGGGAAAGAACCTTGGGTGGATAAATTTAGGCACAGCCCCGGTAAGATGTGGAGCCAGGTCAGGACCCTGGCCTCCAGTGGACTCTGATGCAGGCAGAAGCACACCCACTACTTTACCTTTCCATCAAGTGAAGCATATTCTGCCTGCAATTCTCATCATAGTCCCTGGGTTGATGTGCATAGAGGGCCAATGGAGGgcgctgcagccccctgcccactgtctcctttaaaaagaacaggagtacttgtggcaccttagagactaacaaatttattagagcataaactttcgtggactacagcccacttcttcggatgcataccgaagcttatgctctaataaatttgttagtctctaaggtgccacaagtactcctgttctttttgcggatacagactaacacggctgctactctgaaacctgtctccttTAGGTCACCATGCCTCTTCCAGGTCAGGCCTGCACACGCCCAGGTCTTTTTCCACTGCCTTGGCCAGTCAAAGATCTGCTGATTCCCTACCCCCACTGGGCAAGGTTGGCTCCAGCAGCCtgtcccccagctggagccaagAGGGTCCTGGCTCTAGTACTGGTCCCCCAGgtacttgctctctctctatctcttctCCCCCGCCCTGCCCAACCCAGTGCCAGTCACACCCAGGCCAAGAGCCCCTTCCATCCAAACCAACACCGTGGGACCTTTCTGCGTAGGAGAGAAACAGTTTCCCGCCCCGGCAGTGACATCATCCTAAATCTCAACCTCCGCCCCAGGCAGCTggcccaggcaggcagcatgCCAGGTCACGTGACCCCATTCCAACGGCCTCCCAGCACTTCCGTCAACACCGAGTGGGAGTGAGTGACAGGCGGGACGCGCCAATCACTGCCTGCGAGGCCGCTGCACTTGAAGGTGGGAGGGTCCGGGTGCTGCGCTGGGGGAGCAACGGCACTCGGCGCGGGGATTCCTGGGGTGCGCGCGGCCGGAGCCTTTAAATGTGCGTAACGGGGGCCCTGTCTGACCCCCTCCCCTCGGGGAGGCGGGAGGTGTCCTGACTGGGCTGCCGCGAGAAAGCCCCCTCGGAGGGACTGGCCCCGCGGGGGGCGCTGACGGTTAAACCTGCCCGCCAGCGCGGTGCGCTCCTTGGGGCGGGCCCCGGGCTGGGCTATTAGCGGGGCCGCTACACCGGCGCTGGCCGTGGCGATgcgccgcccctcccctcccctcccctccctgcacatcTAGCCCGCGGCAACGCCCCGCCGCGCCTGCGGGGCCCCGCCGCCTTCCCGCCTTGCTGTCATCCCCGGGCGGTCGGGGAGGGTGTCACGTAAGGCCCGGCCGCCCGTTTGAGGCGTCCGAGctgcattgccccccccccccccattgcaaaAGCTGGCGCCCCAGTTACCGTGCAGTTCCTTGCAGTCTCCGCATCCCAGGGCTCCTTTGGCCCCAGGCGGCTAAGCTCAGCTGCCTTCTGCCGTGGCCTCGGTTCTTCAGGACTGAAAAGCCCTTGCTCTGTTGCACCCCAAGGCGGGGGTTTGAGGAGCAGAAGAGTTGTGAATTTGGAATAAACTAAGGAAACTCCCAGTCAAACAGTCACTGTGCTGGGTGTAATGCAGAGATCCCATCATAAGGTTGTCTGAATGAAGGGTCATACAGAAGCCAGAGTTTGCACAGTAAGAGTAAAGCATTCTAGTGGTTTTGTTACCAAGGAAATGAGATGTATGGGTACCTGTCTCTTGTAGTATTTTCCTATTCTATTCTTTTTACACATGCCCTTCCTCTGGACATCActaaggggcagagttaaggttgatgAAACATCTTAACTGTACATGTAAatgtaaaatttaaattaaaactttccgattatgggattttttttctccattttatttGTGGGTTTCACTTTCCTCTGTTTCTAatgcctggtgtgtgtgtgtgtaattcttAATAACAATAACATTATTATAAGGTATGTCGTACCATGAAATTATTGCTGTGCACTCTCAGCCCTTTTGTCTGAGAGCTTCTCTAAGCAATAGACCATTAATCATAGATGTATTAGATTAATAATGCATACTGTTTTGAATATCTTGGTATCATAGCTACTCTGAGGTTTTTTTTGGTAAAtacagtttgttttttattattgcgGTAGCTTTTCAATGGAAACAAAACCAGTTATCAGAAGATATGAAACAAGGAGGAATACAAGAATAGAAGAACCAGCATCCAAATCTCGGGTTGATTGGAGGCGGACTAAAAGAGAGACCATATTGCTTGATAGTGATGAAGAACTCACATCTGCTTCAGAAGATGAACGACTCTCCTCTACATCAGAAGACGAAGTGGCTGAAAAACAAGAAACTGTAGTTAAGAGAGAGAATCTTTCAGATCATGAGGAGAAAGGCCATGATGACACAGTCGTAGAGGATGTGGAGGATGACTGCATCACTCCAGGGAAGCGTAAGAGGTCGAGCACATCTGTAATGTATGACAGTGACAGGAGTGATGATAGTGACATCCTTATTAGAAAAGTATTTGCTAAACGTTATTGTATAATGGATGAAGATGAGTGTTCTCAAGAACAGGAGCAATATAAAACCCCTACTACAGAAGAAGACTTGACTAATGGGAAACAGAAGCGGCTAATAAAACTGAAAGAACTCGCAAGACAAAGATCAGCTCGGGCATCCAGTAATAGTAAATATTGTGTGGTATGTTTTTACCTTTGAAATTCAATACTTTGTTTTTTCATACATATCACCTCACAGAACTTTACTCTCAAGATAGGTTGGGAGCTCCCCAAAAGTTGCAAGAGCTTCATCCCCTACACTTTCAGCGGATGCATGTTGCAACTATGCAGTAGTGCTGTCTCTGATGCCtttagttttgggttttttttttttttttattgccaagGGCTGAAGAgctccttgtgtttgttttcataGTCAGCCAGAAGACTGAACTCATTAGAACTCATCTGGCCATCTTCTCCAAATAGTTAAGGATacgttccctttttttttttttccctccccataattttttattttcttttaaaattccttttgttTAAAAGGACTTGACAGAGACATTGGAGGGGGCTGCCAGACCTCCTCAATGGAGGAACATGCTACCTAATTGAGGTAGCTTAGACTTCTAGAGCTAAGAAAACTGCTACAGACAGACGCAGGAACAGAGATCTATATGAATTACATGTCAAAGTAAACTTTCTCTTGTTTGGACTGTTAGTCAATTGAAATCTCTTTTCTTGTTAATTGAACATGCAATATTCAAAGgccaagagtgtgtgtgtgtgtgttacacacAAAATTGCATATTTTACGAAGCAATGCAAATGTTGAAAATTTCATAGGGGGAAGTATTCAAATGATGGTTTGTTTTAAGATGTTTTTAATTTACTTAGgattctgatgatgatgatgatgtggaAATAATAGAAGAATCATCCTATCCTTTACCCCTCACACCAACAGCAAGCAGTGacattgatgatgatgatgatagtaTGAAAGACTTTATAGTTGAGGATGAAGAAGAATGTGCAGAACATTCTGAGGATGAAAACCAACCACAAGGGAAAGAACTGGATACATCAAAATTCCAATTACTGGAATATTACATTCCACGCTGTAAGGTTAAAATAAGCCACAAGTTGATATGAGTACTTTGCTTGTAAACCCATGATTTGGTGTTTATTAGAACTTGTCTATATTAGCTCAGAATAGTGCGAAAGTGCATGATAGCTTGAAAGTagaaaattaaaattcaaaaatgcTATAGCTTATTGTGGCGGCATTGTAGCTTCCATAACAATACTCAGTCATTTTATTCCTTTATCTTACTGGGTtttgtgggctttttttttttttttggtgtgtggggggggaggtggagttgGTAAGGTGCTGTAAATGTATTTTCAGTTAAATGTGAGGTAAATTATTCAGCCCCTGATGTTGGGTATCAAATTCCTATTTGACACGAAACTTCTTGTGGTTCCTAAAACTCTTGCTGCATTCTTCAAAATCAGCCATGTTAACCCTAATGTTCTGGCTGAATTCTGTTGTAGGTAATTACTATTCTTGGGTAGCTACCTAAAGTTCCTCCTGCAGTTTCTCTTGGATACAGTATCCTTTGCTTTCTATCATTAACTATTCTGTGTTATTGCCATGTGCTGTTAAAGAGAATTTGTGTTACACCCCTGTCTCCAAAGTATAATCAGCTaatggaagggtgtgtgtgtgtggcttctATGGTAAAGTTCTTTGATATTgtttgggatgaaaggcactgTTTAAATGAAAGATCTTAACTTCAAAAGTCCTCTGTTTTTGTATATCTTgaattgaaattttgaaaaactgaataattgaaaaattgctttaaaaattgcatttataGTATTTGAGATTAGGTACCTCTTTATCAAATTTTGCATGAAACATGTATGGTCTGTATATGAATTTGTTGCTTGTGAGGCTTTTTTACACTGTTAATTGCTTTATCTGGTTGCATTTTTTCTAGTCTCTCGCTGTGACCATTATGTCCACTTCCAAAGAGTTGTAAAAGCTTTCCTCATCAACACAATTGATGACACTTTTTTGAGCTCATTGTATGGTAAGTAACATTACATGGCAGAAAATGTAATGCCTGTGGGGTAAAACATTATGGTATTTATGCATAAGAAAGTCATATTTGGTAGTTGGTGTGGGTCTGGGCGTTAGAATTCctgggttcttcttcgagtgcttgctcatatctattccaattAGATGTGCATGCactgcgtgcacgatcgtcggaagatttttaccctagcaactctCGGTGGGTTggctgaggcgccccctggagtggcgcccttatggcgtcggatatatgcccctgccgacccagcgccccctcaattccttcttaccgcccatgacGGTCATTGGAACTGTTGAGAGCGGCATAGCTGACCTCCACATCCCTAGCTTACTCGTTGTATTATAGATAGTTCTTTAGTGTCGTTTACCAGTTTAGTAAGTTTAGAGTAGTTCTTATTGAATTTTGTAGATTTAGTGTATATAAGTTGAGGAAACGGGGTTTATCCCCATTCCTCTGCCCGGTACCAGGGCTCATGCCCAAGTCTCCGGGTTTCAAACCTTGCTCGGCCTGTCTCAGGCTGATGCCTATTGGAGATCCCCACGACTCCTgtttgaagtgcctgggggaatcTCATCAGCCTGATAAGTGCCGCATTTGCAAGGCTTTTAAGTCTCAGacaaaaaaggagcgggacttccGTCTAAAACAGCTcttgatggaggcggcacttagtccagTGCCCTCGGCACTGCGCGCAGACCAGGCACCGTCGGTCCGAAGCGCGCCTCCGGCACCGGAGCAACCCAGCACCAGCAAGGTCCCTCGGCACCGGACGTCTCCGGCACAGGTACAGACGCGGCACCGCTCGCTGTCCCCACGGCCCAAGAAGCAGCACAAACCACCTatgcggactcaacaaattcatggtaaaaTGAATGGTTACCCTGGGTACTATTATCCCattcctggagactggtacgccgcccttgaCATGAaggatgcgtacttccacatAGCGATCTACCCACCGCACAAGCGGTTCCTTTGTTTTGTGCTCGGACAGCAGCATTTCCAATTTGCGGTCCTCCCCTTCGTCCTCTCCACAGcgccacgggtcttcacgaaatgtatggctgtcgtagCGGCCTGGCTCTGCAGACATCAGATCCAAGTGTTtccgtacctcgacgactggctcattCGGAGTCAGTCCGAGCTACAGGTGCGGTCTCACGTTTGCTTCATCATGACCTGCTTCAGGCAACTGAGCCTGCTGCTCAACGCCGAAAACTCCACTTTGGAGCCAACCCAAAGAATAGACTTCATCGGGGCAGTCCTGGACTCGAATCTCGCCCGGGCATGTCTACCGCAGACCCACTTCCAGTCCATGATAACTATCATCCATGCCCTCCGAAGCTTCCCAACCTCGACAGCACGCACGTGCCTCAGTCTTCTGGGCCATATGGCCTCGTGCACCTTCGTGACCAAACATGCCAGACTACGCCTCCGCCACTACAGATCTGGCTCTCGTCAGTATACCACCCAGGCCGGTACagtttggacacagtactcacGGTGCCGACGAAGGTCTTGTCCTCTCTGAGTTGGTGGCTAAACCCCAACCTTGTTTGCGGGGGGATGCCATTCCATGCCCCACAGCCCTCTCTAGTCCTCACCACGGATGCGtcctctctgggctggggcactcACCTCGCGAACCTTCGCACACAAGGCCTTTGGTCCGCACAAGAAATATTCCTGCACATCAACGTCAGGTAACTGAGAGCAGTACGCCTAGTGTGTCAGGT
This genomic window contains:
- the CCDC82 gene encoding coiled-coil domain-containing protein 82, whose product is METKPVIRRYETRRNTRIEEPASKSRVDWRRTKRETILLDSDEELTSASEDERLSSTSEDEVAEKQETVVKRENLSDHEEKGHDDTVVEDVEDDCITPGKRKRSSTSVMYDSDRSDDSDILIRKVFAKRYCIMDEDECSQEQEQYKTPTTEEDLTNGKQKRLIKLKELARQRSARASSNSKYCVDSDDDDDVEIIEESSYPLPLTPTASSDIDDDDDSMKDFIVEDEEECAEHSEDENQPQGKELDTSKFQLLEYYIPRFSRCDHYVHFQRVVKAFLINTIDDTFLSSLYDGTRRKRYAQEMVTSLHYLDDRFIQPRLENLISRSRWKERYKERVDCYPEVRIVMKTPMNRSCQACELHRYCKFAVLLSGKLYNYRTLETDDFMLHDKQVLKVGSVCANRTRVYHNLKHFKFKLYQRCCSVTEVEGIQDEPVKDTVDRLFSQLEESGWIQERYDYLEEYMNDADYFQEEKMD